One Rhododendron vialii isolate Sample 1 chromosome 2a, ASM3025357v1 genomic region harbors:
- the LOC131315901 gene encoding uncharacterized protein LOC131315901 has product MPDIDGLVNEFVSKLENRKVEGSHATARSTAELLRSLISQQRLPSTNQAEALIEAVKVVGEKLTAANPVELAVGNIVKRVLHIIREEDLSAVTSDVGGLYLSAETDDEDIAECDYDHVASAAAVACRRILHRPSLHTLLENMGGDSEAKADRNLSSRKLKHNIIEAVNELIGEIDACHEQIAEQAVEYIHHNQVILTLGRSRTVLEFLNAAKDKKRSFRVFIAEGAPRYQGHVLAKELAKRGVQSTVITDSAVFAMISRVNMVIVGVHVVMANGGIIAPVGLRMVALAARTHAIPFAVVAGMHKLCPSYPHNPEVLLNDMRCPSELIEFGEFSNCMDFGIGSGSPLVHVVNPAFDYVPPELVSLFITDIGGHGPSYMYRLIADYYSADDLVHQQKPSLPTVNSFLPHSDLLG; this is encoded by the exons ATGCCGGATATTGACGGCCTTGTGAATGAGTTTGTCTCAAAGCTTGAAAACCG TAAGGTAGAGGGATCGCATGCCACTGCTCGCTCAACCGCAGAGTTGCTTCGATCGTTGATTTCGCAGCAGAGGTTGCCGTCTACAAACCAGGCTGAAGCACTCATTGAGGCTGTAAAGGTTGTAGGAGAGAAGTTGACTGCCGCGAACCCTGTGG AGCTAGCTGTTGGAAATATTGTGAAGCGTGTACTGCATATTATACGGGAGGAGGATCTTTCGGCTGTGACAAGCGATGTTGGCGGGTTATACTTATCAGCTGAAACTGATGACGAAGATATAGCTGAGTGCGATTATGACCATGttgcttctgctgctgctgttgcttgTAGGAGAATTCTGCATCGACCTTCATTGCATACTCTTCTAGAGAACATGGGTGGTGATTCTGAAGCAAAag CGGATAGAAATTTGAGCAGCCGAAAATTAAAGCATAACATCATCGAGGCAGTTAATGAACTAATTGGAGAGATTGATGCTTGCCACGAACAAATTGCTGAGCAAGCAGTGGAGTATATTCATCACAA TCAGGTGATATTAACTTTAGGCCGTTCCAGAACTGTGTTGGAATTCCTAAATGCTGCGAAGGACAAAAAACGATCATTTCGTGTTTTCATCGCTGAGGGTGCGCCAAG GTACCAGGGACATGTCCTTGCGAAAGAGTTGGCCAAAAGAGGTGTGCAGAGTACTGTTATTACTGATTCTGCAGTGTTTGCCATGATTTCTCGAGTAAACATG GTTATAGTTGGTGTCCATGTGGTGATGGCCAATGGTGGGATCATAGCACCTGTTGGGTTGAGGATGGTTGCACTTGCTGCTCGCACTCATGCTATCCCGTTTGCTGTTGTAGCTGGTATGCACAAG TTGTGTCCCTCATACCCACACAATCCAGAGGTCTTGctaaatgacatgagatgcccaTCTGAATTGATCGAGTTTGGCGAATTTTCCAACTGCATGGATTTTGGAATTGGCAGTGGTTCTCCTCTTGTTCATGTTGTCAATCCTGCATTTGATTATGTGCCTCCGGAGCTTGTTAGCCTGTTCATCACTGACAT AGGAGGACATGGCCCATCCTATATGTACCGACTCATTGCTGATTATTACTCTGCCGATGATTTGGTTCACCAACAGAAGCCCAGCTTACCAACGGTGAACAGTTTTTTACCACATTCTGACCTACTTGGTTAA
- the LOC131314446 gene encoding splicing factor U2af large subunit B isoform X1, translated as MSSRSSRHKEKHGLKSVVYQESRDEGTAARTRPFSFDEIMLRRKNKKLSGDVEDMIGEAEDISVKEIEKVPDRSGRGSRNSNDVLPVVKHAAEDFLNLSSRKREDINTRTGDRAVNKRERDNRDGNRLVNKRDRDSHDSETKKQASEDILRVSSRKKEDNTAVTGERLVNDRYKDDRDRDNRDRVIKSRATLNRELSDKAKRGKDDRWDHGRRKNDERPISHSENQSENRHARNLVRKDRYEERSRGNSEKESKNKHRVEDDERTRERSVVKKNSSGKWDDSEASKRKLLHIHQEESRQKRRRSRSREHDKDRGRRSISLSPRAQKRKSYNTSEQGELPSHSSKDKSRRQQSDDDRHRISSNGANNHYRRHGESTSQLGGYSPRKRKAEAAVKTPSPPHWSHPEKKSATWDLPPAGSDSNLIVSVISNVDTSNLTVASNRNQISVADPAKTVKALSGVLSNATIDSIQLTQATRPMRRIFVENLPASVSEKDVMEYLNNFLVSSGVTHVQGSEPCISCSLQIHKEKGQALVEFLTPEYASAALSFDGRSFSGSILKIRRPKDFVEVATGGPDKSVDAISDTVRDSSHKIFIGGISKAMSPEMLKEIVSAFGILKAYRLEVNADHNEPCAFLEYVDQSVTLKACAGLNGMRLGGQLLTAVLATPDAASSVENIGNSPFYGIPEHVKPLLEKPTQVLKLKNLLDPDSLSLLSEAELEEILEDTRLECARFGAVKSVDIVKCSDFKTNRETQEVCENPSSSNGGEDLNGKDKDTTAETSGEHTDFESEEISRSEPQNNGKEAEEVDKAVEGGGICVEKLQDDILEDELCNPSQIDGKLDLESKDQVDLELKDQVDLESKDRMECCDNKVDDTIQTTDAKVADVENESADRDKLESVEANGHLQESLAEMDLNERMDTDAAEKGENGVCVFGLEDVFEPGCVLVEYKRTEAASMAAHCLHGRVFNNRSVAVGYVDYEMYKSRFPK; from the exons ATGAGCAGCAGATCAAGTCGGCATAAAGAGAAGCATGGACTCAAGAGTGTGGTTTATCAGGAAAGTCGCGATGAAGGAACTGCTGCTCGGACAAGACCTTTCAGTTTTGATGAGATAATGCtcagaagaaaaaataagaaactgtCTGGAGATGTTGAAGACATGATTGGAGAGGCAGAAGATATATCAGTTAAGGAAATTGAGAAAGTTCCTGATCGTTCTGGCAGAGGTAGTAGAAACAGCAATGATGTTTTGCCTGTTGTGAAGCATGCTGCAGAGGATTTTCTAAATTTAAGTTCCAGAAAGAGAGAAGATATCAATACTAGGACTGGAGACAGAGCagtgaataaaagagagagagacaatcGTGATGGGAACAGGTTGGTGAATAAAAGAGATAGAGACAGTCATGACTCCGAAACCAAAAAGCAAGCTTCAGAGGATATTCTGAGGGTAAgttcaagaaagaaagaagacaacACTGCTGTGACTGGGGAAAGGTTAGTGAATGATAGGTATAAAGACGATCGTGACAGAGACAATCGGGACAGAGTGATTAAATCTAGGGCAACATTGAACAGAGAACTTAGTGATAAAGCTAAGCGGGGCAAGGATGACAGATGGGATCATGGCAGGAGAAAAAATGATGAGCGGCCAATTAGTCATTCTGAAAATCAATCTGAAAATAGGCATGCAAGAAATTTGGTACGGAAGGACAGATATGAAGAGAGAAGTAGAGGAAACTctgaaaaagaaagcaaaaacaagCACAGAGTTGAAGATGATGAGAGAACTAGAGAAAGGAGTGTggtgaaaaaaaatagttccGGGAAATGGGATGATTCAGAAGCTTCTAAGAGAAAGCTATTACATATTCATCAGGAAGAATCAAGACAGAAAAGGAGACGGTCAAGGAGTAGAGAGCATGATAAGGACAGAGGTAGAAGGTCTATTTCGCTATCTCCAAGGGCACAGAAACGCAAATCGTATAACACTTCGGAGCAAGGAGAGCTGCCCTCTCATTCTTCTAAAGACAAGTCTAGAAGACAGCAATCTGATGATGACAGGCATAGAATATCCAGTAACGGTGCGAATAACCACTACAGAAGACATGGTGAATCCACAAGTCAGCTTGGGGGCTATTCCCCAAGGAAGAGAAAAGCAGAAGCTGCAGTAAAGACTCCTTCTCCACCTCATTGGTCTCATCCAGAGAAAAAAAGTGCCACATGGGATCTCCCACCTGCGGGATCAGACAGCAATTTGATTGTTTCTGTCATTTCTAATGTTGACACATCAAATCTAACTGTGGCATCCAACAGAAATCAAATATCTGTTGCGGACCCTGCCAAGACTGTGAAGGCCCTTTCTGGGGTTTTGTCAAATGCCACCATTGACTCTATTCAGCTCACACAAGCAACCCGGCCTATGAGGAGAATTTTTGTAGAAAACTTGCCTGCTTCAGTGTCTGAGAAAGATGTAATGGAATATCTGAACAATTTCCTGGTATCTTCAGGTGTTACCCACGTCCAAGGATCCGAGCCTTGTATCAGCTGCAGT CTGCAGATACACAAAGAGAAGGGACAAGCTTTGGTGGAATTTCTTACGCCGGAGTATGCTTCAGCAGCTCTTTCTTTTGATGGAAGGTCCTTCTCCGGCTCCATTCTTAAAATCAGGCGCCCAAAAGATTTTGTCGAAGTAGCT ACTGGTGGTCCTGACAAATCCGTGGATGCAATCAGTGATACAGTAAGGGATTCATCACACAAG ATCTTCATTGGTGGGATTTCAAAGGCTATGTCACCTGAAATG CTTAAGGAGATAGTTAGTGCCTTCGGAATTTTGAAGGCATATCGTTTGGAGGTTAATGCGGATCATAATGAGCCATGTGCATTCCTTGAG TATGTTGACCAATCAGTTACTCTCAAGGCATGTGCGGGTCTGAATGGAATGAGATTAGGAGGACAACTGTTAACTGCTGTTCTAGCTACCCCAGATGCTGCCTCATCAGTT GAAAATATTGGGAATTCACCTTTCTATGGTATCCCTGAGCATGTGAAACCCCTTCTCGAGAAGCCCACACAAGTCCTGAAGCTTAAGAATCTG TTGGATCCAGATAGCCTCTCGTTGCTGTCTGAAGCAGAGCTGGAGGAAATATTGGAAGACACACGGTTAGAGTGTGCCAG GTTTGGCGCTGTTAAATCTGTTGATATTGTCAAATGTAGTGACTTCAAAACGAACCGGGAAACACAAGAAGTCTGTGAAAACCCTAGTTCCTCAAACGGCGGGGAAGACTTGAATGGTAAGGACAAGGACACGACAGCAGAAACTTCAGGAGAACATACAGATTTTGAGTCAGAAGAAATCAGCAGATCAGAACCTCAAAACAATGGCAAAGAAGCTGAAGAAGTTGACAAAGCTGTAGAGGGCGGAGGCATTTGTGTTGAAAAACTCCAAGATGACATATTGGAAGATGAACTGTGCAATCCATCTCAAATTGATGGTAAATTGGATCTTGAATCAAAGGATCAAGTGGATCTTGAATTGAAGGATCAAGTGGATCTTGAATCGAAGGATCGAATGGAATGCTGTGATAATAAGGTTGATGATACTATTCAGACAACAGATGCTAAGGTTGCCGATGTGGAAAATGAATCAGCTGATAGAGACAAGTTGGAATCAGTGGAAGCCAATGGACATCTGCAGGAATCTTTAGCTGAAATGGATTTGAATGAGAGAATGGATACGGATGCTGCCGAGAAAGGTGAAAATGGAGTGTGTGTTTTTGGTCTTGAAGATGTATTTGAACCTGGTTGTGTTCTAGTGGAGTATAAAAGAACAGAAGCTGCTTCTATGGCAGCACATTGTTTGCACGGACGGGTTTTCAATAACCGGAGTGTGGCAGTGGGGTATGTTGATTACGAAATGTACAAGTCAAGGTTTCCGAAATAA
- the LOC131314446 gene encoding splicing factor U2af large subunit B isoform X2 — MSSRSSRHKEKHGLKSVVYQESRDEGTAARTRPFSFDEIMLRRKNKKLSGDVEDMIGEAEDISVKEIEKVPDRSGRGSRNSNDVLPVVKHAAEDFLNLSSRKREDINTRTGDRAVNKRERDNRDGNRLVNKRDRDSHDSETKKQASEDILRVSSRKKEDNTAVTGERLVNDRYKDDRDRDNRDRVIKSRATLNRELSDKAKRGKDDRWDHGRRKNDERPISHSENQSENRHARNLVRKDRYEERSRGNSEKESKNKHRVEDDERTRERSVVKKNSSGKWDDSEASKRKLLHIHQEESRQKRRRSRSREHDKDRGRRSISLSPRAQKRKSYNTSEQGELPSHSSKDKSRRQQSDDDRHRISSNGANNHYRRHGESTSQLGGYSPRKRKAEAAVKTPSPPHWSHPEKKSATWDLPPAGSDSNLIVSVISNVDTSNLTVASNRNQISVADPAKTVKALSGVLSNATIDSIQLTQATRPMRRIFVENLPASVSEKDVMEYLNNFLVSSGVTHVQGSEPCISCSIHKEKGQALVEFLTPEYASAALSFDGRSFSGSILKIRRPKDFVEVATGGPDKSVDAISDTVRDSSHKIFIGGISKAMSPEMLKEIVSAFGILKAYRLEVNADHNEPCAFLEYVDQSVTLKACAGLNGMRLGGQLLTAVLATPDAASSVENIGNSPFYGIPEHVKPLLEKPTQVLKLKNLLDPDSLSLLSEAELEEILEDTRLECARFGAVKSVDIVKCSDFKTNRETQEVCENPSSSNGGEDLNGKDKDTTAETSGEHTDFESEEISRSEPQNNGKEAEEVDKAVEGGGICVEKLQDDILEDELCNPSQIDGKLDLESKDQVDLELKDQVDLESKDRMECCDNKVDDTIQTTDAKVADVENESADRDKLESVEANGHLQESLAEMDLNERMDTDAAEKGENGVCVFGLEDVFEPGCVLVEYKRTEAASMAAHCLHGRVFNNRSVAVGYVDYEMYKSRFPK, encoded by the exons ATGAGCAGCAGATCAAGTCGGCATAAAGAGAAGCATGGACTCAAGAGTGTGGTTTATCAGGAAAGTCGCGATGAAGGAACTGCTGCTCGGACAAGACCTTTCAGTTTTGATGAGATAATGCtcagaagaaaaaataagaaactgtCTGGAGATGTTGAAGACATGATTGGAGAGGCAGAAGATATATCAGTTAAGGAAATTGAGAAAGTTCCTGATCGTTCTGGCAGAGGTAGTAGAAACAGCAATGATGTTTTGCCTGTTGTGAAGCATGCTGCAGAGGATTTTCTAAATTTAAGTTCCAGAAAGAGAGAAGATATCAATACTAGGACTGGAGACAGAGCagtgaataaaagagagagagacaatcGTGATGGGAACAGGTTGGTGAATAAAAGAGATAGAGACAGTCATGACTCCGAAACCAAAAAGCAAGCTTCAGAGGATATTCTGAGGGTAAgttcaagaaagaaagaagacaacACTGCTGTGACTGGGGAAAGGTTAGTGAATGATAGGTATAAAGACGATCGTGACAGAGACAATCGGGACAGAGTGATTAAATCTAGGGCAACATTGAACAGAGAACTTAGTGATAAAGCTAAGCGGGGCAAGGATGACAGATGGGATCATGGCAGGAGAAAAAATGATGAGCGGCCAATTAGTCATTCTGAAAATCAATCTGAAAATAGGCATGCAAGAAATTTGGTACGGAAGGACAGATATGAAGAGAGAAGTAGAGGAAACTctgaaaaagaaagcaaaaacaagCACAGAGTTGAAGATGATGAGAGAACTAGAGAAAGGAGTGTggtgaaaaaaaatagttccGGGAAATGGGATGATTCAGAAGCTTCTAAGAGAAAGCTATTACATATTCATCAGGAAGAATCAAGACAGAAAAGGAGACGGTCAAGGAGTAGAGAGCATGATAAGGACAGAGGTAGAAGGTCTATTTCGCTATCTCCAAGGGCACAGAAACGCAAATCGTATAACACTTCGGAGCAAGGAGAGCTGCCCTCTCATTCTTCTAAAGACAAGTCTAGAAGACAGCAATCTGATGATGACAGGCATAGAATATCCAGTAACGGTGCGAATAACCACTACAGAAGACATGGTGAATCCACAAGTCAGCTTGGGGGCTATTCCCCAAGGAAGAGAAAAGCAGAAGCTGCAGTAAAGACTCCTTCTCCACCTCATTGGTCTCATCCAGAGAAAAAAAGTGCCACATGGGATCTCCCACCTGCGGGATCAGACAGCAATTTGATTGTTTCTGTCATTTCTAATGTTGACACATCAAATCTAACTGTGGCATCCAACAGAAATCAAATATCTGTTGCGGACCCTGCCAAGACTGTGAAGGCCCTTTCTGGGGTTTTGTCAAATGCCACCATTGACTCTATTCAGCTCACACAAGCAACCCGGCCTATGAGGAGAATTTTTGTAGAAAACTTGCCTGCTTCAGTGTCTGAGAAAGATGTAATGGAATATCTGAACAATTTCCTGGTATCTTCAGGTGTTACCCACGTCCAAGGATCCGAGCCTTGTATCAGCTGCAGT ATACACAAAGAGAAGGGACAAGCTTTGGTGGAATTTCTTACGCCGGAGTATGCTTCAGCAGCTCTTTCTTTTGATGGAAGGTCCTTCTCCGGCTCCATTCTTAAAATCAGGCGCCCAAAAGATTTTGTCGAAGTAGCT ACTGGTGGTCCTGACAAATCCGTGGATGCAATCAGTGATACAGTAAGGGATTCATCACACAAG ATCTTCATTGGTGGGATTTCAAAGGCTATGTCACCTGAAATG CTTAAGGAGATAGTTAGTGCCTTCGGAATTTTGAAGGCATATCGTTTGGAGGTTAATGCGGATCATAATGAGCCATGTGCATTCCTTGAG TATGTTGACCAATCAGTTACTCTCAAGGCATGTGCGGGTCTGAATGGAATGAGATTAGGAGGACAACTGTTAACTGCTGTTCTAGCTACCCCAGATGCTGCCTCATCAGTT GAAAATATTGGGAATTCACCTTTCTATGGTATCCCTGAGCATGTGAAACCCCTTCTCGAGAAGCCCACACAAGTCCTGAAGCTTAAGAATCTG TTGGATCCAGATAGCCTCTCGTTGCTGTCTGAAGCAGAGCTGGAGGAAATATTGGAAGACACACGGTTAGAGTGTGCCAG GTTTGGCGCTGTTAAATCTGTTGATATTGTCAAATGTAGTGACTTCAAAACGAACCGGGAAACACAAGAAGTCTGTGAAAACCCTAGTTCCTCAAACGGCGGGGAAGACTTGAATGGTAAGGACAAGGACACGACAGCAGAAACTTCAGGAGAACATACAGATTTTGAGTCAGAAGAAATCAGCAGATCAGAACCTCAAAACAATGGCAAAGAAGCTGAAGAAGTTGACAAAGCTGTAGAGGGCGGAGGCATTTGTGTTGAAAAACTCCAAGATGACATATTGGAAGATGAACTGTGCAATCCATCTCAAATTGATGGTAAATTGGATCTTGAATCAAAGGATCAAGTGGATCTTGAATTGAAGGATCAAGTGGATCTTGAATCGAAGGATCGAATGGAATGCTGTGATAATAAGGTTGATGATACTATTCAGACAACAGATGCTAAGGTTGCCGATGTGGAAAATGAATCAGCTGATAGAGACAAGTTGGAATCAGTGGAAGCCAATGGACATCTGCAGGAATCTTTAGCTGAAATGGATTTGAATGAGAGAATGGATACGGATGCTGCCGAGAAAGGTGAAAATGGAGTGTGTGTTTTTGGTCTTGAAGATGTATTTGAACCTGGTTGTGTTCTAGTGGAGTATAAAAGAACAGAAGCTGCTTCTATGGCAGCACATTGTTTGCACGGACGGGTTTTCAATAACCGGAGTGTGGCAGTGGGGTATGTTGATTACGAAATGTACAAGTCAAGGTTTCCGAAATAA
- the LOC131316642 gene encoding cyanate hydratase isoform X2, which produces MEAQSTSKTAVVSSLKAVKRNSGKTYGQIAAETGLTNVYVAQLFKRQAQLSPDSAPKLRSALPQLPEELLQEMMQPPCRSYDPNLIQEPTVYRLNEAVMHFGESIKEIINEEFGDGIMSAIDFYCSVDKVKGVDGKDRVVLTFDGKYLPYTEQKTEHMVSRLRLQEK; this is translated from the exons ATGGAAGCACAGAGCACTAGCAAGACGGCGGTAGTGAGTTCACTGAAGGCGGTGAAGCGCAACTCGGGCAAGACGTACGGTCAGATAGCAGCCGAGACGGGTCTGACCAACGTCTACGTTGCCCAGCTCTTTAAACGCCAAGCTCAACTCAGCCCAGATTCCGCCCCCAAGTTGCGCTCGGCCCTGCCCCAACTGCCCGAGGAGCTGCTTCAGGAGATGATGCAGCCCCCCTGCAGGTCCTACGACCCCAATTTGATCCAAGAACCCACTGTTTATAG GCTGAATGAAGCAGTTATGCATTTTGGGGAGAGCATCAAGGAAATCATCAATGAGGAATTTGGTGATGGCAT CATGTCAGCTATAGACTTCTACTGTTCAGTTGACAAAGTTAAAGGTGTGGATGGGAAAGATCGAGTAGTTCTGACATTTGACGGGAAGTATCTGCCCTACACTGAGCAG AAAACTGAACATATGGTATCGAGATTAAGGCTGCAGGAAAAATAG
- the LOC131316642 gene encoding cyanate hydratase isoform X1 — MEAQSTSKTAVVSSLKAVKRNSGKTYGQIAAETGLTNVYVAQLFKRQAQLSPDSAPKLRSALPQLPEELLQEMMQPPCRSYDPNLIQEPTVYRLNEAVMHFGESIKEIINEEFGDGIMSAIDFYCSVDKVKGVDGKDRVVLTFDGKYLPYTEQASDICSRKWSASSMDGECPTSIHKLWY; from the exons ATGGAAGCACAGAGCACTAGCAAGACGGCGGTAGTGAGTTCACTGAAGGCGGTGAAGCGCAACTCGGGCAAGACGTACGGTCAGATAGCAGCCGAGACGGGTCTGACCAACGTCTACGTTGCCCAGCTCTTTAAACGCCAAGCTCAACTCAGCCCAGATTCCGCCCCCAAGTTGCGCTCGGCCCTGCCCCAACTGCCCGAGGAGCTGCTTCAGGAGATGATGCAGCCCCCCTGCAGGTCCTACGACCCCAATTTGATCCAAGAACCCACTGTTTATAG GCTGAATGAAGCAGTTATGCATTTTGGGGAGAGCATCAAGGAAATCATCAATGAGGAATTTGGTGATGGCAT CATGTCAGCTATAGACTTCTACTGTTCAGTTGACAAAGTTAAAGGTGTGGATGGGAAAGATCGAGTAGTTCTGACATTTGACGGGAAGTATCTGCCCTACACTGAGCAG GCTTCTGATATTTGTTCTAGGAAGTGGAGTGCCTCATCAATGGACGGGGAGTGTCCAACATCTATTCACAAACTTTGGTACTAG